From a region of the Campylobacter anatolicus genome:
- a CDS encoding tetrahydrodipicolinate N-succinyltransferase N-terminal domain-containing protein, which translates to MSKIDINSVDQFKEFCENLRVKDGYRDPVAFGVARIDRGQINMSKTLQTSYAVVNFKESFLSAAALVWALEQDGVMVDFSGSEFVANFSQNAVNKALELFNVFINDLEKHKNVQVLKAVKEAFESKVAKDGDFKVVFMFDDAKPQSVEIVYLKLYLLSLQKVPLRSLCLDGAFGVLPNVAWDANNKPIELEWLRQNEINLKMNGSYPAIVSVDKFPRYLSHVIPSDNVRILDTAKVRMGASIAHGTTVMPGASYVNFNAGTTGSVMIEGRVSSSVVVGDGSDIGGGASILGVLSGTNGNPVGIGKNCLLGANSVTGIPLGDKCIVDAGIAILEGTKIFISDEDRTQLAAINAGFKFDKEIYKGLELAGLNGLHFRQNSQNGRITASVSKRAIKLNEALH; encoded by the coding sequence ATGTCAAAAATAGATATAAATTCAGTCGATCAGTTTAAGGAATTTTGTGAAAATTTAAGAGTAAAAGATGGCTATCGCGATCCTGTTGCATTTGGTGTAGCAAGAATAGATCGTGGTCAGATAAATATGAGTAAAACATTACAGACAAGTTATGCTGTTGTAAATTTCAAAGAGAGCTTTCTCTCGGCTGCTGCACTTGTTTGGGCATTAGAGCAAGATGGTGTGATGGTTGATTTTAGTGGCAGTGAGTTCGTGGCTAATTTTTCGCAAAATGCTGTAAATAAGGCATTAGAACTATTTAATGTGTTTATAAATGATCTTGAAAAGCATAAAAACGTGCAAGTGCTAAAGGCAGTTAAAGAGGCTTTTGAGAGTAAAGTAGCAAAAGATGGCGATTTTAAAGTTGTATTTATGTTTGATGACGCAAAACCACAAAGCGTTGAGATTGTGTATCTTAAGCTCTACTTGTTAAGTCTGCAAAAAGTACCACTTCGCTCACTCTGCCTTGATGGAGCGTTTGGAGTATTACCAAATGTCGCGTGGGATGCAAACAATAAGCCAATAGAGCTTGAATGGTTGCGTCAAAATGAGATAAATCTAAAAATGAACGGCTCTTATCCAGCAATCGTTAGCGTAGATAAATTTCCACGTTATCTAAGCCACGTAATCCCAAGCGACAATGTCCGCATACTTGATACCGCAAAGGTCAGAATGGGTGCTTCTATCGCTCATGGTACGACTGTAATGCCCGGTGCGAGTTATGTAAATTTCAATGCTGGCACAACTGGTAGTGTAATGATCGAGGGGCGTGTGAGTAGCTCGGTCGTTGTGGGTGATGGTAGCGATATAGGTGGTGGTGCATCAATTCTTGGTGTGTTAAGTGGTACAAATGGCAACCCTGTTGGCATCGGTAAAAACTGCCTTCTTGGAGCAAACTCAGTTACTGGTATACCGCTTGGCGATAAGTGTATCGTAGATGCCGGTATTGCTATTTTAGAAGGTACAAAGATCTTTATAAGTGATGAAGACCGCACACAACTTGCAGCGATAAATGCTGGATTTAAATTTGATAAAGAAATTTATAAAGGACTTGAACTAGCCGGACTTAATGGTCTTCATTTTAGGCAAAATAGCCAAAATGGTCGTATTACCGCAAGTGTATCAAAACGTGCTATAAAGCTAAACGAAGCACTTCATTAA
- a CDS encoding DUF4272 domain-containing protein, with translation MKTAKQRRIESITRLKSENVPYFEQLPYLSDASQVKRRSVENIAKRAVTSLASIIMALSIDRGEYEETLEAIDAFIDKFGVRNKLTKQEKKILKNKATKQDIINATWKFESYWALVWALGFVDELKFPDTIIDIDVAISIVTQFNSMDELVAATKLRDVEQILDEADLIYRYHWACVDARINGRQAPQGLDESVVKERRAGLWWLVDMDEEDDWDNVAMDT, from the coding sequence ATGAAAACAGCTAAGCAGCGTAGAATCGAAAGTATAACAAGATTAAAAAGTGAAAATGTACCATACTTTGAACAACTACCATACCTTAGTGACGCAAGTCAGGTCAAACGCAGAAGTGTAGAAAATATCGCAAAAAGAGCCGTCACGTCTTTGGCTAGTATCATTATGGCACTTTCTATAGACCGTGGCGAGTATGAAGAGACGCTAGAGGCTATAGACGCTTTTATAGATAAATTTGGCGTTAGAAACAAGCTAACAAAACAAGAGAAAAAGATACTAAAAAACAAAGCAACCAAACAAGATATAATAAATGCTACGTGGAAATTCGAAAGCTACTGGGCATTGGTGTGGGCCTTGGGCTTTGTGGATGAGCTGAAATTCCCTGATACTATCATAGATATTGATGTAGCAATCAGTATTGTAACGCAGTTTAATAGTATGGACGAGTTAGTGGCAGCAACAAAACTGCGTGATGTGGAGCAAATTTTAGACGAAGCAGATCTCATATACCGCTACCACTGGGCATGTGTGGATGCTCGTATAAATGGACGCCAAGCACCGCAAGGACTTGATGAGAGCGTCGTAAAAGAACGTCGTGCTGGGCTATGGTGGCTTGTAGATATGGATGAAGAGGATGATTGGGATAATGTCGCTATGGATACCTGA
- the glmS gene encoding glutamine--fructose-6-phosphate transaminase (isomerizing), producing the protein MCGIIGYIGDAEKRSVILNGLKELEYRGYDSAGMAVMSSGEISYFKAVGKLENLAEKTKEYSSNGFGVAIGHTRWATHGKPTEINAHPHLGEFSFVVHNGIIENFKELKDELKAKGVKFVSQTDTEVIVHLFEETLKERRDNDVFKAYEAMVGRLKGAYATLLITKLAPDKIFFAKEAAPMAIGKSEAKELYFASSDAPLIGVARDVCYLDDKTYGFVGIDEIAIFKDGKALAQNFTPLPKDKSYAQKEGYKFFMEKEIYEQSTVVAETLMGRVKNGKVVLENLSNEYLKELDDIVICACGTSYHAALVASYLFERLADVRTKVEIASEFRYRKPKLNKNALFIVISQSGETADTLEALKIAKANELKTLAICNVDNSSIVRIADNTLLTRAGIEKGVASTKAFATQIITLWLLVLQIAQAKATLNKTELDNEIKALLHIPQILNINTSLQEKMRRLSKHYMHGHGFFFIGRDIFYPLALEGALKLKEISYLHAEGYPSGEMKHGPIALADEKLFTIALMPHTLLYEKTKSNIEELAARDAYILAISPEEFELSDDFIKTSKQDHPMSEFFEMMIALQLFALEVAIRLGNNVDMPRNLAKSVTVE; encoded by the coding sequence ATGTGTGGAATAATAGGATATATAGGTGATGCCGAAAAAAGGAGTGTGATATTAAATGGCTTAAAAGAGCTTGAATATCGTGGATATGATAGTGCTGGTATGGCGGTGATGAGCAGTGGTGAAATAAGTTATTTTAAGGCTGTAGGTAAGCTTGAAAATTTAGCCGAAAAGACAAAAGAGTATAGCTCAAATGGCTTTGGCGTAGCGATAGGTCATACACGCTGGGCAACTCATGGAAAACCAACAGAGATCAACGCACATCCGCATCTTGGAGAATTTAGCTTTGTCGTGCATAACGGTATTATTGAAAATTTTAAAGAACTTAAAGATGAGCTTAAAGCAAAAGGGGTTAAATTTGTTAGCCAAACAGACACCGAGGTTATAGTACATCTATTTGAAGAGACACTCAAAGAGCGTAGAGATAATGATGTTTTTAAGGCATATGAAGCGATGGTTGGGCGGCTAAAAGGTGCTTACGCGACACTGCTTATAACAAAACTTGCTCCTGATAAAATTTTCTTTGCAAAAGAGGCCGCTCCAATGGCGATAGGTAAAAGCGAAGCAAAAGAGCTATACTTCGCCTCATCAGACGCACCGCTCATCGGCGTAGCACGTGATGTTTGCTACCTAGATGATAAAACCTATGGCTTTGTAGGCATTGACGAGATTGCTATTTTTAAAGATGGCAAGGCTTTAGCTCAAAACTTTACACCACTGCCAAAAGATAAGAGCTACGCACAAAAAGAGGGCTATAAATTTTTTATGGAGAAAGAAATTTATGAGCAAAGTACAGTCGTAGCAGAGACACTTATGGGGCGTGTGAAAAACGGCAAAGTCGTGCTAGAAAATTTAAGCAATGAGTATCTAAAAGAGCTTGATGACATCGTGATTTGTGCATGTGGTACGAGTTATCACGCCGCACTTGTGGCTAGTTATTTATTTGAACGCTTGGCAGATGTTCGAACAAAAGTTGAGATAGCTAGCGAGTTTCGATACCGCAAACCAAAGCTAAACAAAAATGCTCTTTTTATAGTCATCAGTCAAAGTGGCGAGACAGCTGATACGCTTGAAGCCCTAAAAATCGCTAAAGCAAATGAGCTAAAAACTCTAGCCATTTGTAACGTAGATAACTCATCGATAGTCCGCATAGCTGATAACACTCTACTAACTCGTGCAGGCATAGAAAAAGGCGTGGCTAGCACAAAAGCGTTTGCTACGCAGATTATCACACTTTGGCTACTTGTGCTTCAAATAGCACAAGCCAAAGCGACACTAAATAAAACCGAACTAGACAACGAGATCAAAGCCTTACTTCATATACCGCAAATTTTAAACATAAATACGAGTCTACAAGAGAAAATGAGACGCCTAAGTAAGCACTATATGCACGGACATGGATTTTTCTTTATCGGGCGTGATATATTTTATCCACTTGCACTTGAAGGTGCTTTAAAGTTAAAAGAAATTTCATACCTTCACGCCGAGGGCTACCCATCTGGCGAGATGAAACACGGACCAATCGCACTAGCTGATGAGAAGCTATTTACCATTGCACTTATGCCACATACGCTTTTGTATGAAAAAACTAAGAGCAATATTGAAGAGCTTGCAGCAAGAGACGCATATATCCTAGCCATCAGCCCTGAAGAGTTTGAGCTAAGTGATGACTTTATTAAAACAAGTAAGCAAGATCACCCTATGAGCGAGTTTTTTGAGATGATGATCGCACTTCAACTCTTTGCACTTGAAGTAGCCATAAGACTTGGAAATAACGTGGATATGCCACGAAATTTAGCAAAATCAGTAACAGTAGAGTAA
- the mqnE gene encoding aminofutalosine synthase MqnE — MKLLDKLQSGERLSAKEVFGLYDLELFDLAKFANARRVKLYGKKVFFNINRHINPTNICADVCKFCAFSAHRKNPNPYLMSHDEIMSIVDKAVQTGVKEIHIVSAHNATSGWEWYLEIFKKIKQKYPQIHIKALTAAEIDFLSRRYGLSYDEVIEKMLEYGVDSMPGGGAEIFDERVRAKICKGKVSSENWLKIHKMWHDKGRQSNATMLFGHIESRENRIDHMLRIRSVQDETGGFNAFIPLVYQRENNYLKDVAFLGSVEILKTIAISRLVLDNVPHIKAYWATSTLNLALIAQEFGADDIDGTIQKESIQSAAGAASASGATTKTFCDLIRSSGLVPVERDSLYNEIKIY; from the coding sequence TTGAAACTACTTGATAAATTACAAAGCGGTGAGCGTTTGAGTGCCAAAGAGGTATTTGGGCTTTATGATTTAGAACTATTTGACTTAGCTAAATTTGCAAATGCAAGGCGGGTAAAGCTGTATGGCAAAAAGGTCTTTTTTAACATCAACCGCCATATCAATCCAACAAATATCTGTGCTGATGTCTGTAAATTTTGTGCATTTTCAGCACACAGGAAAAACCCAAATCCATATCTAATGAGCCATGATGAGATAATGTCTATCGTAGATAAAGCTGTGCAAACAGGCGTAAAAGAGATACATATCGTCTCGGCTCACAATGCCACAAGTGGCTGGGAGTGGTATCTAGAAATTTTTAAAAAAATAAAACAAAAATATCCGCAAATCCACATTAAAGCACTAACTGCGGCTGAGATTGACTTTTTGTCTCGTCGTTATGGACTTAGCTATGATGAGGTGATAGAAAAAATGCTAGAATATGGCGTAGATAGTATGCCTGGTGGCGGAGCTGAAATTTTTGATGAGCGAGTAAGGGCGAAAATTTGTAAAGGTAAGGTAAGTTCAGAGAATTGGCTAAAAATTCATAAAATGTGGCACGATAAGGGCAGACAGAGTAATGCAACTATGTTATTTGGGCACATTGAAAGCCGTGAAAACCGCATAGATCATATGCTTAGGATTCGCTCGGTACAGGATGAGACCGGTGGATTTAACGCATTTATACCGCTTGTATATCAGCGTGAGAATAACTACTTAAAAGATGTTGCATTTCTTGGTTCGGTTGAGATTTTAAAGACTATCGCCATATCTCGCCTTGTGCTTGATAATGTCCCACATATCAAAGCTTATTGGGCTACTTCTACACTAAATTTAGCTCTCATTGCTCAAGAGTTTGGAGCCGATGATATAGATGGCACAATACAAAAAGAGAGCATACAAAGTGCGGCTGGGGCAGCTAGTGCGAGCGGAGCAACGACAAAGACATTTTGCGATCTCATACGTAGCTCTGGACTTGTGCCAGTTGAGCGTGATAGTCTTTATAATGAGATAAAAATTTATTAA
- a CDS encoding NCS2 family permease, translated as MDFFKLREHKTSVKQEFNAGFTTFLAMMYIVPTNAFIMSQAGMPLDALITATALITILSTIFNGLWANTPVAMSVGMGLNAYFTFGLCIGMNVPWQTGLGIVFLSGVIFVVLSFTNFRIWVIKSIPVDLRRAISAGIGTFISFIGLQQMGIVTNNDVVLVGLGNFKEPNVLLGIIGLVLVVAFWVWRLKGAFILAVFATSIIAWFFGIAPYPTELFSLPASISPILLEFDMTSIFSDAVGNLSLALVPVIVVFFVTDLFDSIGTLAGVGTRAGIFSEDSSEGIHKLEKTLEADAIATVAGSLIGVSTTTSFVESASGVEEGGRTGLTAVFCGALFAMTLFMLPLFKAIPSNAIYPVLVMVGVLMFSEISSVNLKDPATAVATFFIVMLMPLTYSITNGLAFGFMAYIIIKILRREWREISVGIVVLSLISLLVFLVH; from the coding sequence ATGGACTTTTTTAAACTTAGAGAGCATAAAACCAGCGTAAAACAGGAGTTTAATGCTGGTTTTACGACATTTTTGGCGATGATGTATATTGTACCGACAAATGCTTTTATCATGAGTCAAGCTGGTATGCCATTAGATGCACTCATAACAGCGACTGCACTTATTACGATATTATCGACGATATTTAATGGACTTTGGGCAAACACGCCAGTGGCGATGAGCGTTGGTATGGGGCTAAATGCTTATTTTACCTTTGGACTTTGTATAGGTATGAATGTGCCGTGGCAGACTGGGCTTGGCATAGTTTTTTTAAGTGGTGTTATTTTTGTGGTGTTGTCCTTTACAAATTTTAGAATTTGGGTTATAAAATCAATTCCAGTTGATCTAAGACGTGCTATCAGTGCTGGTATTGGGACATTTATAAGTTTTATCGGACTTCAGCAGATGGGCATTGTGACAAATAATGATGTAGTGCTTGTAGGTCTTGGAAATTTTAAAGAGCCAAATGTACTTTTAGGAATTATAGGCTTAGTTCTTGTCGTTGCATTTTGGGTATGGAGACTTAAAGGAGCGTTTATACTTGCAGTCTTTGCGACATCTATCATAGCTTGGTTTTTTGGTATTGCACCTTATCCAACTGAGCTTTTTTCGCTTCCAGCATCAATCTCACCGATATTGTTAGAATTTGATATGACTAGCATATTTTCTGACGCAGTTGGGAATTTAAGCCTTGCTCTTGTGCCTGTTATAGTAGTGTTTTTCGTTACTGATCTTTTTGACTCTATTGGTACGCTTGCTGGCGTAGGAACTAGGGCAGGGATATTTAGCGAAGATAGCTCAGAAGGTATCCATAAGCTAGAAAAGACGCTTGAAGCTGATGCTATCGCTACTGTTGCTGGCTCACTCATAGGTGTTAGCACTACTACCTCATTTGTAGAGAGTGCGAGCGGTGTAGAAGAGGGTGGACGTACTGGACTTACGGCAGTATTTTGTGGAGCATTGTTTGCTATGACGCTTTTTATGTTGCCTTTATTTAAGGCTATTCCGTCAAATGCTATATACCCAGTGCTTGTAATGGTTGGCGTGCTTATGTTTAGTGAAATTTCAAGTGTAAATTTAAAAGATCCAGCTACGGCTGTAGCGACATTTTTTATCGTTATGCTTATGCCTTTGACATACTCGATCACAAATGGATTGGCTTTTGGCTTTATGGCTTATATTATCATTAAAATTTTACGTCGTGAATGGAGAGAGATAAGCGTCGGTATAGTTGTGCTTTCACTCATTAGCCTATTAGTATTTTTGGTTCATTAG
- a CDS encoding phosphoribosyltransferase, translating into MVFYTYEEFAVDVAKMAYEIKEEFAPDVILAVARGGLTLGHSLAVALDNRNLFTLNSIHYENTNKLDTISVFNVPDLSKFDKILLVDDIIDSGESMVEIKRQLLKSYPHLQIKIATIFYKKKALLLPDYRVKEAHEWVEFFWDIHI; encoded by the coding sequence ATGGTATTTTACACATATGAAGAATTTGCGGTTGATGTTGCTAAAATGGCATATGAGATAAAGGAGGAGTTTGCTCCTGATGTGATACTAGCAGTTGCTCGTGGTGGACTTACACTCGGACATTCACTCGCTGTTGCACTTGATAATCGTAACCTTTTTACGCTTAATTCTATCCACTATGAAAATACAAATAAGCTAGACACAATTAGCGTTTTTAACGTCCCAGATCTATCTAAATTTGATAAAATTTTACTTGTAGATGACATTATCGATAGTGGCGAAAGTATGGTTGAGATTAAACGTCAATTACTAAAAAGTTATCCACATTTGCAGATAAAAATAGCTACTATTTTTTATAAGAAAAAGGCACTTTTATTGCCTGATTATCGTGTTAAAGAGGCTCACGAATGGGTTGAGTTTTTCTGGGATATACATATTTAA
- a CDS encoding glycosyltransferase family 39 protein, with amino-acid sequence MRELMLRHKNLTLTLICLIDALFLVFCVSNLSISYYEASIFFEKNNAISYIIRASCAVFGRNDFALRLPMIIFNILSIVLLYKISKFYIKFEFDRIVSVILFVLLPGTLTSGVVVDNAGFCMMLTLLVVYLYHSKFYLLFYIVFISLVAIDRDFMVLYLAFFFFATNRKNIRLAWVSGLLLLFSFYLFGFDTRGRPSGHFIDTFGIFAAVFSPFVFLFFIYTLYRIWVKESKELLWFIATSSFCFCMIISIRQRLQLEEFLPFCLIATPIMVRVFFNSYRVRLPQFRKKYKIFTALVLVFLYFNSITLALNPLLYTIMHHPDRHFAYKFHIVRELSDELKKLGETDIYVRDYKLGLRLKFYGIYASDSAKKELIDTNLDKTSQIKIEKFDKLIASFDIVPI; translated from the coding sequence ATGAGAGAGCTTATGCTAAGACATAAAAATTTAACACTTACTCTCATCTGCCTTATTGACGCTTTATTTTTGGTATTTTGTGTTTCAAATTTAAGCATAAGTTATTACGAAGCGTCAATATTTTTTGAAAAAAATAATGCAATAAGTTATATCATAAGAGCTAGTTGTGCGGTGTTTGGACGTAATGATTTTGCTTTGCGTCTACCAATGATTATTTTTAATATTCTTAGTATTGTTCTACTGTATAAAATTAGCAAATTTTATATAAAATTTGAGTTTGATCGTATCGTTAGTGTTATACTTTTTGTTCTTTTACCAGGCACTTTAACAAGTGGTGTAGTCGTAGATAATGCTGGTTTTTGTATGATGCTAACACTACTTGTTGTATATCTTTATCACTCTAAATTTTATCTGCTTTTTTATATTGTTTTTATATCACTTGTAGCTATAGATCGCGATTTTATGGTGCTTTATCTTGCATTTTTCTTTTTTGCGACAAATCGCAAAAATATACGCCTTGCTTGGGTGAGTGGGCTTTTGCTTTTGTTTAGTTTTTACCTTTTTGGCTTTGACACACGCGGGCGACCTAGCGGACATTTCATCGACACGTTTGGTATTTTTGCGGCAGTTTTTTCGCCGTTTGTTTTTTTGTTTTTTATCTATACGCTTTATAGAATTTGGGTTAAAGAGAGCAAAGAGCTACTTTGGTTCATAGCTACTAGCTCGTTTTGTTTTTGTATGATTATATCTATTCGTCAGCGACTTCAGTTAGAAGAGTTTTTGCCGTTTTGTTTAATCGCCACACCGATCATGGTTCGTGTATTTTTTAACTCTTATCGTGTGAGATTGCCACAATTTAGAAAAAAGTATAAAATTTTTACTGCTCTTGTTCTTGTATTTTTATATTTCAACTCGATTACTCTAGCACTCAACCCCTTGCTTTATACAATCATGCACCACCCAGACCGCCATTTTGCTTATAAATTTCACATAGTACGTGAGCTTTCAGATGAGCTTAAAAAGCTTGGTGAGACAGATATTTACGTTCGAGATTATAAGCTTGGACTAAGACTTAAATTTTATGGCATATATGCAAGCGATAGTGCGAAAAAAGAGCTTATCGATACAAATTTAGATAAAACATCGCAGATAAAGATAGAAAAATTTGATAAACTCATAGCTAGTTTTGATATCGTGCCGATATGA